In a single window of the Elaeis guineensis isolate ETL-2024a chromosome 4, EG11, whole genome shotgun sequence genome:
- the LOC140857066 gene encoding uncharacterized protein, whose protein sequence is MLTMDPSRRPPSQYKSLSPYLLLSTALFLLSFFLILHYSSAMVVASSTVESQARVLLHWKSTLQNPHTQQLSSWSLSNNACMWYGITCTEINGGLAVITGISLPRAGLVGKLDSLNFSAVPSLTHLHLRRNYLFGTIPPSIHTLSALTSLDLSHNHLSGNLPIALASLSNLIEMDLSSNEFTGTLPPEIGQLKSLRTLRLFGNNLAGPIPPTLGNLTNLRLLYLYKNLFSGNIPCELGNLINLVNLAISYNNLTGSIPSSLGNLIKLKALYLAVNKLSGTIPHELGNLMNLCDLDIDDNQLSGSIPSILGNLTNLRLLYLHRNLFSGDIPHELGNLVNLLDLEISYNNLIGSIPSSLGNLIKLKTLYLNNNNLFGTIPHELGNLVNLRNLGISENQLSDTIPHELGNLVNLSYLDVASNQLLGSIPSTLGNLTMLETLYLDNNNLSATIPHELGNLVNLLDLSISYNNLIGSIPSSLGNLIKLKTLYLAVNKLSGTIPRALGNLINLCDLDIDDNQLSGSIPSIFGNLTNLRMLYLHRNLFSGDIPHELGNLVNLLDLEISYNNLVGSIPSSLGNLIKLKTLYLNNNNLSGTIPHELGNLVNLRNLGIPENQLSGSIPSTLGNLTTLIDFHAFSNQLSGSLPQELGNLSNMVCLAISDNNFSGYFPHEICRGGVLQYLAIENNYFEGPIPRSLKNCSSLFRVRLDGNKLNGNITEAFGIYPNLVYIDMSYNQLYGQISSSWIYCQNLTYFRISGNLLTGNIPSELGKLLQLRVLDLSSNQLAGEIPRELSTMSLLFNLTLCDNKISGIIPSEFGKLSNLQILDLSNNDISGPIPQQLEGCINLRTLRLGKNKLNGSIPSQIGKLERLQDLLDLSNNFLGGEIPSQLASLIYLISLNLSHNNLSGAIPSSFGSMLSLSSIDVSYNNLEGPVPKSKLFQNAQAEWLIHNKGLCGEVSSLPSCGSTTVSIRHSTKNHIILFAITPILGSLVLLGTFAIIIAALCRRGKLVEQKDNYAIIGDIFSILNFDGRVAYDYIIDASENFDEKYCIGSGTYGKVYKVELPMEQMVAVKKLHLREEVFDEKSFESEIQALTKIRHRNIVKLHGFCSNPGCKFLIYQYIEKGSLASNFRSQETAEDLNWERRVRIIKDVAHALSYMHHDCNPSIVHRDISSNNVLLDSDFKAYLSDFGTARMLRSDLSNWSMLAGTVGYTAPELSYTTKANEKCDVYSFGIIILEIIMGRYPGDLISSLSSSDIQQMLFIDVLDQRISPPTADMVKEVLLLAIIAFSCIHGTPQARPTMQRVSHLFISGNIPTIHEPFNSIKLHQLVEFSI, encoded by the coding sequence ATGTTAACTATGGATCCTAGTCGTAGGCCTCCTTCCCAATACAAATCCCTCTCTCCGTATCTTCTTCTGTCCACTGCCCTCTTCCTGCTATCCTTCTTCCTAATTCTTCACTACTCATCAGCAATGGTAGTTGCTTCTTCAACCGTTGAATCCCAAGCGAGAGTTCTGCTCCACTGGAAATCCACCCTTCAAAATCCACACACCCAACAACTCAGTTCTTGGTCTCTCTCCAACAACGCGTGCATGTGGTATGGTATCACCTGCACGGAGATTAATGGAGGCCTAGCTGTGATCACTGGCATCAGCCTACCTCGTGCGGGCTTAGTAGGTAAGCTCGATAGCCTCAACTTCTCCGCCGTCCCATCTCTCACGCACCTCCACCTCCGACGCAACTACTTGTTTGGAACAATCCCGCCCAGCATACACACGCTTTCCGCTCTCACCTCCCTCGATCTCTCCCATAATCACCTTTCCGGCAATCTACCCATCGCTCTCGCCAGCCTCTCCAACCTAATCGAGATGGACCTCTCCTCGAATGAATTCACGGGCACACTGCCTCCAGAGattggtcagctcaagagtctacgTACGCTTCGTTTGTTCGGAAACAATCTTGCCGGTCCCATCCCTCCGACTCTTGGTAACTTGACCAATCTAAGATTGCTCTATCTTTACAAAAACTTATTCTCTGGTAATATTCCCTGTGAACTAGGCAATCTGATTAACCTCGTGAATCTAGCAATCTCATACAATAATTTAACAGGTTCCATCCCTTCCAGTTTAGGTAATCTCATCAAACTTAAGGCCTTGTATCTTGCTGTGAATAAGTTATCTGGCACCATCCCTCATGAATTAGGCAACTTAATGAACTTATGTGATCTAGATATTGATGATAATCAACTATCAGGCTCTATTCCTTCCATCCTTGGTAACCTAACCAACCTAAGACTACTTTACCTTCACAGAAACCTATTCTCTGGTGATATTCCCCATGAACTAGGCAATCTAGTTAACCTCTTGGATTTAGAAATCTCATACAATAATTTAATAGGTTCCATCCCTTCCAGTTTAGGCAATCTCATCAAACTCAAGACCTTGTACCTCAACAACAATAACTTATTTGGCACCATTCCACATGAATTAGGTAATCTAGTGAACTTACGTAATCTAGGAATCTCAGAAAATCAACTATCCGACACCATTCCGCATGAATTAGGCAACCTAGTGAACTTAAGTTATCTAGATGTCGCAAGTAATCAACTATTGGGTTCAATTCCTTCCACTTTAGGAAACCTCACCATGCTTGAAACCTTATATCTTGACAATAATAATTTATCCGCCACCATCCCTCATGAACTAGGCAATCTAgttaacctcttagatctatcaatCTCATACAATAATTTAATAGGTTCCATCCCTTCCAGCTTAGGCAATCTCATCAAACTTAAGACCTTGTATCTTGCCGTAAATAAGTTATCTGGCACCATCCCTCGTGCATTAGGCAACTTAATAAACTTATGTGATCTAGATATTGATGATAATCAACTATCAGGCTCCATTCCTTCCATCTTTGGTAACCTAACCAACCTAAGAATGCTCTACCTTCACAGAAACCTATTCTCTGGTGATATTCCCCATGAACTAGGCAATCTAGTTAACCTCTTGGATTTAGAAATCTCATACAATAATTTAGTAGGTTCCATCCCTTCCAGTTTAGGCAATCTCATCAAACTCAAGACCCTATACCTCAACAACAATAATTTATCAGGCACAATCCCTCATGAATTAGGCAACCTAGTGAACTTACGTAATCTCGGTATCCCAGAAAATCAATTGTCAGGCTCCATCCCTTCTACTTTAGGAAACCTCACCACTTTAATTGACTTTCATGCTTTTAGCAATCAATTATCAGGCTCTTTGCCCCAAGAACTGGGTAACCTCTCCAACATGGTTTGCCTAGCTATCAGTGACAATAATTTTTCTGGTTACTTTCCTCATGAGATCTGTAGAGGAGGTGTGCTTCAATATCTTGCTATAGAAAACAACTACTTTGAGGGCCCCATTCCAAGGAGTTTGAAGAATTGCTCCAGCTTATTTAGAGTTCGCCTTGATGGAAACAAGCTTAACGGAAATATCACCGAAGCTTTTGGGATATATCCAAATCTAGTCTACATTGACATGAGCTACAACCAATTATATGGCCAAATCTCATCAAGTTGGATATATTGTCAAAATTTAACATACTTCAGGATTTCAGGAAATCTACTTACTGGGAATATACCCTCCGAATTGGGGAAGTTGCTTCAACTAAGAGTTCTGGACCTTTCTTCAAATCAACTTGCAGGAGAAATACCGAGAGAGTTAAGTACCATGAGTTTATTGTTCAACTTGACTTTATGTGATAATAAGATATCTGGAATAATTCCCTCGGAGTTTGGAAAATTGTCTAATCTGCAAATTCTTGATTTGTCTAATAATGACATCAGTGGCCCAATACCCCAACAATTAGAGGGTTGCATTAACTTGCGCACCTTAAGATTgggaaaaaataaactaaatggGAGCATTCCGTCTCAAATTGGAAAGTTAGAAAGATTGCAAGATTTACTTGATCTAAGCAATAACTTTCTTGGAGGAGAGATTCCATCACAACTAGCAagtttgatatatttaatatccTTGAACTTATCCCACAATAATCTGTCTGGTGCCATTCCTTCATCTTTTGGAAGCATGTTGAGTTTGTCGTCAATTGATGTATCGTACAATAATTTGGAAGGCCCAGTCCCAAAAAGCAAATTGTTTCAAAATGCTCAAGCAGAATGGCTTATCCATAACAAAGGTTTATGTGGTGAAGTGTCAAGTTTGCCTTCTTGTGGATCAACCACTGTAAGCATTCGGCATTCAACTAAAAACCATATTATACTCTTTGCTATCACTCCTATATTAGGCAGCTTGGTTCTTTTAGGTACGTTTGCCATCATCATTGCAGCTCTTTGTAGGAGAGGAAAACTTGTAGAGCAAAAGGATAATTATGCTATTATTGGTGATATATTCTCGATATTGAATTTTGATGGAAGAGTTGCTTATGACTACATCATTGATGCATCTGAAAATTTTGATGAGAAATATTGCATCGGGAGTGGAACATATGGTAAAGTTTATAAAGTAGAACTTCCAATGGAACAAATGGTGGCTGTTAAAAAACTTCATCTAAGGGAAGAAGTATTTGATGAGAAAAGTTTTGAGAGCGAGATTCAAGCATTAACCAAAATTCGTCATCGCAACATTGTGAAACTTCATGGGTTTTGCTCAAATCCAGGTTGTAAATTTCTTATATATCAGTACATCGAGAAGGGAAGTTTAGCTAGCAACTTTCGCAGTCAAGAAACAGCAGAGGATTTGAATTGGGAGAGAAGAGTTCGTATTATCAAAGATGTGGCTCATGCTTTATCATATATGCACCATGATTGTAATCCATCCATAGTGCATCGAGATATTTCTAGTAACAATGTACTATTAGACTCTGATTTCAAGGCCTATCTTTCGGACTTCGGCACTGCAAGAATGTTAAGATCTGATTTATCAAATTGGAGCATGCTAGCAGGCACAGTTGGATATACTGCCCCAG